DNA sequence from the Nicotiana tomentosiformis chromosome 3, ASM39032v3, whole genome shotgun sequence genome:
catatcatctcgaccattgtgggcaaaatcatcaacatctaccagctgatcaggtggtggtgcatatataacgccgtaaccttttcccacattccatatatatataatatacgcgtatataataccatctggtcataggtcaatgtgcatgtataaatggataaaatgcataaaaaatatgttaataagatcaatatacctttcgaataaactttatcaactgcgtatttttttgagacctatgaacagaagatataataatatgtcacgtgtggaatcaagaacatagacacccctagtactcaCATAagtagagtcatttatgaaagctgtgtgtttgctcatttcgtttgtatcatttggatcatgccaaaaagaaagaagggatagccttaacatacctgagccggttctctgGACAATTCTTCTAACACACGACAATTGCGACAAAACTCATGACAACAAGATAAAAATAGGGAacaattcgtatgatattcttgagaaagattgcaccgtactcccttagaatcgtaaACCCCACGTTGCTATAATATTAAGTAGTTTGCGTatgaaatgctcgaagcaataatGTTGCTTATTGCAAAATCATCTTTGATGAAACTCTTTCTTAAGAGATGTAACGTTGCTATGCAAAGAAATATTTGCTGAAACTCTTTCCTTAGCAATTGattttgaactagaaatgttaCTTTTATCCTTTAGGTGGGCCCTACTTAGGATGACTAACCTTTCCTAAAGGCTTATAATTTGGCTACCTAAATGTAATGAATCTAATTCATTACTTGGGGCTGTTACGTTGGGTTCCTTAGTCTTATCCAAGGTTGttaattaattacccactaaTTTTAATTAACTTTCTAATTCCTCCATTAACTAATAATTTACATAataaagaattatctcaaattacttaaaatactactcacttttaatacactttatgtaccctactatcgtggtcatgtagtgccttgtatgacactagtccataaaaaTACCGGGTACTATAGCTcgcaccgtattttatcccaaatcgacaatcttcaacgatactcattttctttgattcgtttaccctttaaccttcacggcactttACTTATCGcctattataaatagcataaatgcttataacctcaagataatctcaccCTCGAGTCTACGGCAATTATTTGAagacaaaactttaacatacgaaaacgcgagatgtaacagtTATGTGATAATGTTTGTTAGTTCCTTGGTGTCTTAGAACTCAAAGAAATAACAAACTGTGTCAAGGAGCTCAGCTGAAGCTGAGTACAAAAGCATGGTTGTTGCAATTGCTGAGATCATATGGTTACTTGGTTTGTTTAAAGAGTTGGGTGTGAAGATTACACAACCAGTGACAATCCTTAGTGATAGTAAGTCTGCTATTCAGATTGCAGCAAATCTCATACTTCATGAACGGACAAAACACATATAAATCGATTGTTATTTCATTAGAGACAAGATCAAAGAAGGGGTAGTTCAAGCAATACAAGTGAATACAAAGGAGCAGCAGGCAGATTTGCTAACCAAAGGCTTAGGAACTGCTCAACATGTGCATCTACTCGACAAGCTTGGAGTGCTTAACATTCTAcaccctccaacttgagggggcaTATTGTGATATAAAATAGCACATGTATTAGTCACGTGTCTTTCTGTTAGGTGGCAGTTATTAGTAAGTTGTCCAATAGTTAGTTGCTGAACTTAAATTAGTTGGCTAGTTAGACGAGCGCAAAAATATTGTATAAAACttaggctcgctagtcaaagatagtataatattaaattgtctccacagggattggttTAAATAATGTTCTAATAAATTTTCATCTCAACACTATCCAGGATAATAAAATTTTGATTGATGTTATTATCGACTacaaataaaactaagattatcaATTGTAAGAAACTAATCACACTTTAATGACTAGTAGCAACAATTGAATATCAGGGTGAGAAGTAAGGGTtgtgacaagatatgtgatcaactattgtTCAGGGTAACTCTGGGTTAAGTCCATTCTTAACTTCTATTGACTCCTTCGATTTCAATAGATGATTAGGCTACTTTAAggattcaaattcttcttccGAATGAATGAGGTTCCTTTGATCAACCTAATAATAGGTCCTACGAACATATGCACAAAAATAGTGAATGAATGATCTTTCGAAGAACACCTCTCGATTATTCTTCTAAACTGGTTAATTGATAACTTTCTAAACTCTTTTGATTACCGAAAAGAGGcgtaaaatcaacccaaacaatatgGCACAATGCGAATAACAGTAACACTTCTCTTTAAATTAAAGTAAAATCATAATAAGCCTTACAATTCAATTAATAACTCATTTGATGAATTTGGGCAGTTAACATAGAGTAAAACCCAAAACGATAGTCAAATCACAACATCCGTCAATAACCCTAAGAAAGATTACTCCATAATGGAGAAAATATTCATCGCAAGAGTAATATAAGAACAAGAAAATATTATAATTTCCAAATTCAAACAAACTTCCGTATTAAATGAATTAGATCAAGTATTTTGTGTTTCCATTGCTTTCTTGCCTTCTTCTCTCCCAAAAATTCCTCTCAAAATCCAAGATACACCTTTTTAGATGAGCTGAGCTTCAAATAGGTCAAGAGGAGTCGCCtccgaaattataaaaatatgcTTGAGAAATTTTTCGGACCGGACGTGCGCTGCCGTGCACCTGGGCAGGTGATCGCGCATATGGCCGCGCACTTTGGACAGTGTTCTGCTCTACTAGCGCGCCTACTGCGCGACCGCCCACATGGGTGGCTTCCTGCTCCATTCTTCGTTTCTCTTCATGAAGTGCATTATTGTCCCTTGATCCTCGAttacgatcccaacttaatccatgagcttttactcagacttcaaagctccagaatagctCAAATTAGCTCCACAACCTCATCGTATTTCGGAATcgctcctacaaagcataaaacacacaCTCAGTGCAAAATAATACCATTTAAAGTTCAAACACTAGTAAAGTGCAGCATAttagagttcaattaatggccaAAATACGCAATTATAACCTATCATCAACACcctacacttaaaccattgctcgtcctcgagcaatcaaactacacttcacttAAAATACtacctttttcaacaactctcaagactcatcacaccaagactcttcaaaacagattaagcacaatactgtAACATTTTAACCTCaatatttgactcaaaagcaccaagCATTAtctataacccgctcacttactctaacacagaggtcaagtattacctttccttcgtgaatccAGTGCCCTCACACAACCATAGAGAGTAATTCCACACATAAAAGATATTAcgaataattaggaactcaagatagaaagaattcactcactctcagaaataacattcatatgccacaaaagacgtaccataggcttgcccgtagtgtattactctactaattgagttcaTTTATCAAGGATCATTTAGgaatttaattggttgtaatgtaggctgcggaacgggtaggatacatttggatatgagagtgactacacctccctaagcacttttaatacatatacttaacAATTCAagaccccacacttatgtcaaactatactccacattcacatcaatatatattttaactccctacttctttaagcacaattagaTCAAGGgtcaccactatcaaagaatattttgcacaacatttcacttttttctttcttcttttttttttccaattcaagtggctcttactttttcaaactaGTGCACCTGTCtacttatttcattagttccactcaaaagccaaaccaaccaccccacacttcaacttttacaaagttcacaaTAATTTCAAGTATTCATgggaggtaaaaggttcaaataaaagggtcaattcaaataaatgggtaaggcttgtaatgtggttgccaaagaaacaagattacatactcaaaggggttaactaagatatatAACAATTAGGTGGATAAGGCATATAACtcgctcaacaaagaaatgcctatatcacttccaagactaaataaactactatttcactttgcaaacacacatggcaagttctagatatcaaatacaatgcacagaataaaacaAAACCTCACCCACACATGGAACATACTCACTCAGGATCAGACTCATCAAGATGCTCTAGTCAAAGCTGTCAAGCAAAGTCAagaacatacaatttaaggtacttctacgagagtcaaaaactgagcctaagcgtcacaactagagcactcactattctcCAGGCATAAAAGAGTCAATATATGTTGCCTTCCATTCAAATCAGAGCTCAAGGTACCTACtcctaacacacaaaaataactaactacacccggttcaatcaAAACTCttagaaaagaaccgcgacacaaagaaaaaccaagggggaattaacaCACTACCTAACAAGAgaaattttttttatctttttctttcgaATTTAATCTCTCAataaacccgtcgaatgatatccatcgtcgggaaaaatcgaaaaatttaagtattttatgtatttttgttttttcatCTATCTCTAACTACTGAAACAAACAACAACAAACTACAACTACCAAAAACAAAActcatatacatacaacatacaaatattCCCCATCCCACACTTTAAATGGTGGCATATACCCATGACATACAAAGAAAAATGCAAAGATGAAGAAAACTCCCTTGATCAAGTCAGTCCGTGTCGGAGACGGTTCTGGGGTCCAGATGACAAGCTCGGCCAAGTGCACGCATCCATGTCATGATATTCCTCTCGGATTTGGCATTCTGTGTAGCAAGGGCATCCATTCGAGCTCCCAAGTCAGTGACAGAGGTACGCATCCTTGCCATTTCCTGCTCTAAAGCTCTCATTCTTGTGTTCCAACCACCACCTGAAGTTACCCCAACACCCGGCTCATGTGGTGGAGAAGCAGCGACATCCTCATTTCCCTCTTCAGGTGCATCACATTCCTCGCTATCCGCCTCGACGAGCCCAACAGGATCCTTCTCGATTATAACTTTATCAGCCAGGAATTTATGTTCGCGCTTTATTTTTCCATCCAAGTCCCTGTTTTTCGGCACTCATGCCCCACGACATAACTGAGTGACTAATGATGGgaaaaagaacccatacctctACACAAGACAACGAATAAATATCTCGGCCTGAATGATCTGAGCCATATCAAAATCGTGGCCATTGACAAAACACCAAATCAGAGTCGCCCGAGGACCATTCACCTCAGTGGTGTTTCTTGAAGGCAGCAGGCGGTTATTGATAATGTAGAGCCAGCACTTCCCTTCAAACGTCAGCGAAGCTGAGTGAAATTTCCGCCCCTCTTTTATCCACACTACCTCCTTGCTAGGTACACGAATGGTTACGAAGAACAAGCGCTACAGGTATGGTTCTCTGTTATGCGTGGCATAGTAGTCAACTATATCCGGATCTTCCATGAATTCCGAAAAATGATAGGCCCTTCGGATGGCCTCTTTGGAGAAGTCCACCCTCTTCTTCCTAACTGTGCAGACATGGGCGTCATGTTCCGGGCAGTTTGCATAAAACTCCCGAACAACCATTAAGTTCGCATCATCAAGTTCTTCAAAAAATATCCCCAAGTCGCGCCTGACCAATTCATGATACACATGAGGATAGTCATTCTGGAGGGACCCAATATCAATTCCCCTATCCGGTATGGGCTTCTTACTTGCCTTATGTTGAAATCGTTCCTGGGCATCCCAGGAGACGAACTTGTTCTGATCATACGGGCGAGCAGATGCCAAAGCTCATGACCGGGATGTGCCCGCTTGACCACTTGTGGAGGCACCTGTGGTTTTTCGCTTCTTGGATGGCGCCATAGTACCTGCAACAAACCGCCAACTATTAGTTAATGAATCACATGGCGAACCAAGAGaggctactcagacttcaccctTACACTTGGTCACAACATTACACCCATAATCTAATTGAGGTAATTACACAAACACTTAATAAGCACAATTCTACGAACCCCCCTACAAATTAATTCCAGCCCTAATTAGACCAAGGATACACCAATGTCACACCCAGCCACTTTATGGTCAGTATCTATGTTGAAACTCGTCTTCCACCCCACAAGAAAAGGAGCATAAAAAACAAAATCTGCAACAAcacaagtaaaataaaatacaacaaacTAAGAAAATAGAGAGAGAAAGTATCTCACTTACCTGAGGGGACTCGGGAGAGAAATCTCGTGAGGTTGAGTGAAAGGAGAAGAGGAGGGGTGGTGGTGTGTGTCTTATAGAGAGGGGATGAGAGAAGGGGGTCGAATTAGGGTTGTTTAGTGTAGGGGAGAAAAAGAGGGAAATTTTAGAATTGAGGGTTTTGAGAGGAAAAAGTCcaaaattaaaaggaaaaggGAAAAACTTACCTGATGCGCGGTTGCGTACGTGAGGCAGTACACAAGTAAAAGTGCGTGGTCACCCCAtcagatgcgcggccgcgcatatctCGCATCATATAACATTTCCTGTTGCGCGACCAAATGCACGAGGTGTCCCCCCAGGTGCGCGGTCGCGCAAGAATACACTTAAAAGGGGTTTTTAGACACCTTAATTCCTACCTTCCGCGACATGTACCTTCCTGTACCTACCACATCATACTATACACTAATTTCTATCTATTCTGCACTATAAATAAAAGTGAAAAGTCTAACTAATAGAAGAGTTAGAAGTAGTTCTGAGTTATAGTCGTCAGTTTGACTCAACCAGGCATCCTCAACTGATTTTGATGCTCGAGGATTGCTGAGAAAATCCTCCAGCAATTTACGATTTTAGTTTGTGCCCATtcactttgaaactttccattatGTCCTCTATCTGGATCTCAATTTTCCCATATGGTGATACATGTTTCACCACATACGGTCTAGACTTAAATTTTCTGGGGAACAATCTGAGTCTACTATTGTATAGTAAGACTCTGTCCCCTTTATGAAACTCCTTTGGCTTAATGAGACGATCATGCCACCTTttagtcttttccttgaaaatccgtGCATTTTCATACGCGTCCAGTCTAAACTCCTCCAATGCATTCATCTGCGCCAACGTATATACACCTGcaagactaagatcaagattaagcatcttaatttcccaataagctttatgttctatCTCAATAGGTAGGTGACATGATTTTCCATACACTAGTTTTAATGGTGAAGTCCCTATGGTTATTTTGAACGCAGTTCTGTACGCCCATAGAGCTTCTTCCAACTTTACCGACCAATCCTTACGAGAAGCACTAAGCGTCTTTTCAAGAATTCGTTTAAGTTCATGGTTAGCCATTTCGACTTGCCCACTAGTTTGGGCATGGTACGGGGTTCCCGTGTTGTGTGTGACCCCATACTTGGACACCAGTACAACAAACTGCTTGTTCACAAAGTGTGACTCGTTGTCACTGATAATCACTCTAGGTGTCCTAAAGCGGGTAAAGATATTTTTCCTTAAGAATTCGCACACCACCCGAGCATCATTGGTCCTAGTAGGGATTTCTTCGACCCACTTAGAGACGTAGTCAATGActactaggatatactcataAGAGTGTGACGATGGGAACGGACCTATtaagtcaatgccccaaacatcaaaaagttcacATACCAGAATGGAGTTGGGAGGCATTTCGTCCCTCTTGATAATATTACCTGCCCTTTGACACTTGTCACATGCAGCTACATACGCTCTCgcgtctttgtacaaggtaggccaaAAGAAATCGGCTTCCATGAGCTTTGCTGCAGTATGATTCCCGCCATAGTGTCCTCTAGCTGCTCCATCGTGGCAATGAGACAGAATGCTTTCCATTTCTCCTTCTGACACATATCTTCGAATAACACTATCTGCATACAGTTTAAACAAGAAAGGGTCATTCTAAAAATAACATTTTACCTCACCTTGCAGCTTCTTTTTCTGATCGGAGGTCAATTCGTGTGGTAGCCACCCACTAGCCAAGAAGTTGGCTATGTCTATGAACCATGGTGGTGTATCGGAGACTGATGCAATGGAAAAAATCTGCTCATCTGGGAACTTTTCCCGAATGCCCACCGCTTCAACATGTTATTTCTCCAATCGCGACAGGTGGTCATCCACTTGATTTTTTGTGCCCTTCCTGTCCTTGATTTCTAGAGCAAATTCTTTTAGCAACAATACCCACTGCATCAGACGCGGTTTAGACTCTCTCTTACTCAGCAAATATTTCAGTACTGAATGATCAGTATACACTATTACCTTTCTTCCCACCaaataggatctgaacttgtcgaAAGCAAAGACTACTGCAAAGAACTCCTTCTCCCTAGTAGCATAGTTCACTTCAGCATCATTCAAGGTCCGGCTTGCATGGTAAATAGGTCGGAACAGTTTATCTCTCCTCTGCCCCAACACTGCTTCTACTGCCACATCACTGGCGTCACACATTATCTCAAAAGGCTCACTCTAGTTAGGAGTCACCATTATGGGGACACTCACTAGCTTCTCCTTGATCAGTTCAAATGCTCTGAGACACTCCACATCAAATACAAATTTTACATCCTTGGCAAGTAATGTAGTCAATGGCTTGGTAATGCTAGAAAAATTCTGATGCTCTTCACTGAGGTCAGTGGCGGGATCTTGGCTATCATATCTACTTTAGCTCTATCTACTTCAATACCTTTAGTTGTGACTTTATGGCCCAGGATTATCCCCTCTttaaccatgaaatgacatttttcCCAGTTGAGTACTAGGTGAGTGTCCTCACATCGTTTCAGAACACGTTTGAGGTTCCTCAAGCAATCTTTAAAGTCATCTCCAAATAGAGTAAAGTCGTCCATGAACACTCTAGACACTTCCCATTCAAGTCTGGAAATATTGACATCATGCATCTCTGAAAAGTAGCTGGTGCATTGCATAGTCCGAAAGGCATTCTCTGCAAGCAATGGGTATTTTATTATACCCTGAATATCTATCTAAGAAGCAATAACATCCTCACCCTACCACCTTCTCCAATATCTTATCAATGAAAGGAAGAGGGAAGTGATCCTTCTGTTAGGAATTAGCTCATTGTCCTCATCTTGTACCACCGTCATGCCCCATTTTTCGGCACAGCCTGTACGGGGCTAATCCATTGACTGTCAGAGATGGAAAATGTTATGCCAGCATCCAGCAATTTGAGTATCTCTTTTTGAACCACCTCCTCAAGATTTTTGTTCAATTTTCACTTGGGCTGCACTGTTGGTTTACTCCCTGCTTCTAATAGGATCTTGTGCATACAGATTGTAGGGTTGTTCCCCTGAATATCGGCTATACTCCAACCGATTGCCTTTTTATGCTCCCGCAGTAACTCTACAAGCATGTGTTCCTGTTTACCTgtcaaatcaacaacaacaatcatGGGAAAAATGTTAGTCTCCAAAAAAGCATATTTCAAATGTGTCGGGAGTACTTTCAATTCCAGCTTCGGTTTGCTCTTTTCTTTCTCGAATTCTTCTTCATCTACCACCCGGTTCTCATATTCTAGCACCTCAACTTCCTTCTTGATTTCAGAATCTTCATCCTCTATTGTGCTTGATTGACTAATGCATCTCTCTAGTGAGCCACCTACCAGCTTATCCAGTTTGTGATGTTCAGCTAACTCTCCGCCGTATCTAGTTTGAGATATGCATAGGCAGATGCCTCATCACATGGGTATTTTATCATTCTCTTCATTTGAAATACCACTTTTTCTTTTCCCACTCGTAGCATGAGTTGCCCCTCATATATATCAAGAAAAGCTCGGCCAATACAAAGGAATGGTCTCCCCAAGATTAGAGGTACCTCCTTATTCACTTCCACATCTACTACAATGAAGTCTAGTAGGAAAATAAATTTGTCTACCCTTACTAGAATGTCCTTAATTATTCCCTCCGGTATGATCGTGGTCTGATCCGCCAGCTGCAAGGATACCGACATATATTTGATTACTCCTAGCTCTCCTTCCAATTTCTTGAATACCGATAATGGCATCAAGTTAGTGGATGCACCTGAATCGCACAAGGCTTTGTCAAAATATTTGCTACCCAACGAGCAGGGTATAGTGAAACTTCCAGGATCCCCACACTTCTTAGGAATTTTGTTCTGTAGAATGGCACTGCAGTGGGCATTGAGTTTGACCACTTTCGCTTCCTCAAGCTTCCTTTCGCTTGAAAGGATTTCCTTCAGGAATTTTGCATAGGCTAGCATCTGTGTGAGCACCTCCGTGAACGGGATGTTCACATACAATTGTTTTAGCATCTCCAGGAATTTCCATAAGCATTTGTCTAATTTCTACCGCTTCATCTTTTGAGGAAAAGGTAACAATGGCATGTGCTTGCTTTCCTCAACTGCGTTGTTCACCTTTTGCTTGCTATGCAAAGAAATATTTGCTGAAACTCTTTCCTTAGCAATTGattttgaactagaaatgttaCTTTTATCCTTTAGGTGGGCCCTACTTAGGATGACTAACCTTTCCTAAAGGATTATAATTTGGCTACCTAAATGTAATGAATCTAATTCATTACTTGGGGCTGCTATGTTGGGTTCCTTGGTCTTATCCTAGgttattaattaattattcaCTAATTTTAATTAACTTTCTAATTCCCCCATTAACTAATAATCCAtaaaattaagaattatctcaaaatacttaaaatactattcacttttaatacactttatgtaccctactatcgtggtcatgtagtaccttgtatggcactagtccataaataccgggtactATAGCTcgcaccgtattttatcccaaatcgacaatcttcaacgaaactcattttctttgattcgtttaccctttaaccttcacggcactttACTTATCAcctattataaatagcataaatgcttataaactcaagataatctcatcctcgAGTCTACATCAATTatctgaagacgaaactttaacccacgaaaatgcgagatgtaacagtTATGTGATAAAGTTTGGTAGTTCCTTGGTGTCTTAGAAATCAAAGAGATAACAAATTATGTCAAGGAGCTCAGCTAAAGCTGAGTACAAAAGCATGGTTGTTGCAACTGCTGAGCATATGGTCACTTGGTTTGTTTAAAGAGTTGGGTGTGAAGATTACACAACCAGTGACAATCCTTAGTGATAGTAAATATGCTATTCAGATTGCAGCAAATCCCATACTTCATGAACAGACAAAACACATATAAATCTATTGCTATTTCATTAGAGACAAGATCAAAGAAGGGGTAGTTCAAGCAATACAAGTGAATACAAAGGAGGAGCAggcagattttctaaccaaaggCTTAGGAACTGCTCAACATGTGCATCTACTCGACAAGCTTGGAGTGCTTAACATTCTAcaccctccaacttgagggggcaTATTGTGATATAAAATAGCACATGTATTAGTCACGTGTCTTTCTGTTAGGTGGCAGTTATTAGTAAGTTGTCCAATAGTTAGTTGCTGAACTAAAATTAGTTGGCTAGTTAGACGAGCGTAAAACCAGTGTATAAAACttaggctcgctagtcaaagatagtatagtattaaattGTCCCCACATGGATTGGTTTAAATAATGTTCTAATAAATCTTCATCTCATCACTATCCAGGATAATAAACATTTGATTGATGTTATTATCGACTacaaataaaactaagattattAATTGTAAGAAACTAATCACACTTTAATGGCTAGTAGCAACAATTGAATATCAGGGTGAGAAGTACGGGTtgtgacaagatatgtgatcaactattgtTCCGGGTAACTCTGGGTTAAGTTCATTCTTAACTTCTATTGACTCCTTCGATTTCAATAGATGATTAGGCTACTTTAGggattcaaattcttcttccGAATGAATGAGTTTCCTTTGATCAACCTAATAATTGGTCCTATGAACATATGCACAAAAACGTTATCCACATGAATAGATCTGATCAATGTAAGGAAGAgggaagtgatccttccttgttgcATCATTTAATCTCCGGTAGTCTGTGCACATCCTCCACTTAGTGACTTTTCTGGTAGGAATTAGCTCGTTGTCCTCATCTTGTACCACCGTCATGCCCCATTTTTTCAGCACAACCTGTACGGGGCTAATCCATTGACTGTCAGAGATGGAAAGTGTTATGCCAACATCCAGCAATTTCAGTATATCTTTTTGAACCACCTCCTCAAGATTTTTGTTCAATTTGCGCTTGGGCTGCACCATTGGTTTACTCCCTTCTTCTAACAGGATCTTGTGCATGTATATTGTAGGGTTGATCCCCTGAATATCGTCTATACTCCAACCGATTGCCTTTTTATGCTCTCGCAGTAACTCTATAAGCATGTGTTCCTGTTCACCTGTCAAATCAACAGCAACAATCACGGGAAAATTGTTAGTCTCCAAAAAAGCATATTTCAAATGTGTCGGGAGTACTTTCAATTCCAGCTTCATTTTGCTCTTTTCTTTCTCGAATTCTTCTTCATCTACCACCTGGTTCTCATCTTCTAGCGCCTCAACTTCCTTCTTGATTTCAGGATCTTCATCCTCTGTTGTGCTTGATTGACTAATACATCTCTCTAGTGAGTCACCTACCAGCTTATCCAGTTTGTGTTGTTCAGCTAACTCTCCACCGCCTCTAGTTTGAGACATGCATAGGCAGATGCCTCATCACATGGATATTTTATCATTCTCTTCATTTGAAACACCACTTTTTCGTTTCCCACTCGTAGCATGAGTTGCTCCTCATATATATCAAGAAAAGTTCGGCCAATACAAAGGAATGGTCTCCCCAAGATTAGAGGTATCTCCTTATTCACTTCCATATCTACCACAATGAAGTCTACTAGGAAAATAAATTTGTCTACCCTTACTAGAATGTCCTCAATTATGCCCTCAGGTATGATCATGGTCTGATCCGCTAGCTGCAAGGATACCGACATATATTTGATTACTCCTAGCTCTCCTTCCAATTTCTTGAACACCGATAATGGCATCAAGTTAATGGATGCACCTGAATCGCACAAGGCTTTGTCAAAATTTTTGCTACCCAATGAGTAGGGTATAGTGAAACTTCCAGGACCCCCACACTTTTTAGGAATTTTGTTCTGTAGAATGGCACTGCAATGGGCGTTGAGTTTGACCACTTTCGCTTCCTCAGGATTCCTTTCGCTTGAAAGGATTTCCTTCAGGAATTTTGCATAGGCTGGCATCTGTGTAAGCACCTCCGTGAACGGGATATTCACATACAATTGTTTTAGCATCTCCAGGAATTTCCATAAGCATTTGTCTAATTTCTCCAGCTTCTTCTTTTGAGGAAAAGGAAACAATGGCATGTGCTTGCTTTCCTCAACTGCGTTGTTCACCTTTTGCTTATCAACATCCTTGTTGCTAACATTCTCATTGGGCAAAGATCCACCGATTTTCTGTTCTTCAGCTATCTTGGTTGAGTTGATCTCCTTCTCATCCCTTGGTTTTGCCTTTGGCTCTGCTAATGTTTTCCAACTCCTGGGAGACACAAATTTGATTGTCTCTTTTGGATTCTTTTCAGTGACTGCCGACAAAGTCCCCGACGCCCTTTCTGACAACAATGTTGCAAGCTGCCCTATTTGTCTTTCCAGATTTCGAATGGTTGTGCCTTGCTCCCTGATAGCGGTACCTTGAGTCT
Encoded proteins:
- the LOC104109553 gene encoding uncharacterized protein translates to MKAFINKSDEKLETQGTAIREQGTTIRNLERQIGQLATLLSERASGTLSAVTEKNPKETIKFVSPRSWKTLAEPKAKPRDEKEINSTKIAEEQKIGGSLPNENVSNKDVDKQKVNNAVEESKHMPLFPFPQKKKLEKLDKCLWKFLEMLKQLYVNIPFTEVLTQMPAYAKFLKEILSSERNPEEAKVVKLNAHCSAILQNKIPKKCGGPGSFTIPYSLGSKNFDKALCDSGASINLMPLSVFKKLEGELGVIKYMSVSLQLADQTMIIPEGIIEDILVRVDKFIFLVDFIVVDMEVNKEIPLILGRPFLCIGRTFLDIYEEQLMLRVGNEKVVGGGELAEQHKLDKLVGDSLERCISQSSTTEDEDPEIKKEVEALEDENQVVDEEEFEKEKSKMKLELKVLPTHLKYAFLETNNFPVIVAVDLTGEQEHMLIELLREHKKAIGWSIDDIQGINPTIYMHKILLEEGSKPMVQPKRKLNKNLEEVVQKDILKLLDVGITLSISDSQWISPVQVVLKKWGMTVVQDEDNELIPTRKVTKWRMCTDYRRLNDATRKDHFPLPYIDQIYSCG